In Arthrobacter sp. StoSoilB5, one genomic interval encodes:
- a CDS encoding TPM domain-containing protein yields MRSIVKRVLAVIGVAGMLALPAGAAWAADPVTIPSGQNIVDDANVLGSRKGEVQEAIQKTLKDHKYNLYVVTVNSFENPSSPAEWVRAVATKKGMGKADAILAISTAGQYNFALNSGSSIYSKQSNIAQNAVAANLGGGKKDYAQAAIDTAAAIGDAAGGGSGTVPSGNGSVGVLVGVGVVAAGGAATYLYLRNRRKKAGQASSASYGPQGEELDPLAGLSIPELRQKSGSLLIEADDAIKSSEQELGFAQAQYGDSAIGNFTKALQEAKAHMTESFKLQQQLDDHIPDTEEQQRTWLGEIIRRSEAALASLRDQKADFDSLRELEKKAPQALATVTAGAREADSRIATAEQSLEALRSKYAESALTQVSDNILQAKERLAFVQNAATTAQEKLAAGENSLAAVAVRAAEESLHQTNVLIDAISKTAGNLDEARASLESAVAETSQDLAQARAMIQSGEHPELAGPVAGVEAALAQVKTEIQGGKIDPIATLTRVETAHQALDQSLSGIRDQQEQARRAQASLQQTIMAAQAQISATSDYITARRGGVGTEARTRLAEAQRNLDYALSISRNDPVTALTYAQQAHSLAAQAAQLAQADVDHFGYADQGYGRGGMFGGGGGGGGLGGAILGGILINSIFNSGGGGWGGGHSDGGGGGFFGGDGGGGDWGGGGGDFGGGDSGSF; encoded by the coding sequence ATGCGGTCAATAGTGAAACGTGTACTCGCCGTGATTGGCGTGGCTGGAATGTTGGCCCTCCCGGCCGGCGCCGCCTGGGCTGCAGATCCGGTGACCATACCGTCCGGCCAAAACATCGTGGATGATGCCAACGTCCTGGGCAGCCGCAAGGGCGAAGTTCAGGAAGCCATCCAGAAGACACTCAAGGACCACAAATACAACTTGTACGTGGTCACGGTGAACTCCTTTGAGAACCCTTCTTCTCCTGCGGAATGGGTTAGGGCCGTAGCCACCAAGAAGGGCATGGGCAAGGCCGACGCCATTCTGGCAATCTCTACTGCAGGCCAGTACAACTTCGCCTTGAACTCCGGAAGTTCCATTTACTCCAAGCAGTCCAACATCGCGCAGAACGCCGTTGCCGCCAACCTGGGCGGCGGCAAGAAAGACTATGCCCAGGCAGCGATTGACACAGCCGCAGCAATTGGCGACGCCGCCGGTGGCGGCAGTGGTACCGTGCCTAGCGGCAATGGCAGTGTCGGAGTCCTCGTCGGTGTGGGCGTAGTGGCAGCAGGCGGCGCAGCCACCTATCTCTACCTGCGAAATCGCCGCAAGAAGGCTGGCCAAGCATCCAGTGCCAGCTACGGCCCCCAAGGAGAAGAGCTTGACCCCCTGGCAGGCCTGAGCATTCCGGAGCTGCGCCAGAAGAGCGGCTCGTTGCTGATCGAAGCCGATGACGCCATCAAATCCAGCGAACAGGAACTCGGATTCGCCCAGGCCCAGTACGGTGATTCGGCGATCGGCAACTTCACCAAGGCTCTTCAGGAAGCCAAAGCCCACATGACCGAATCATTCAAGCTGCAGCAACAGCTGGACGACCATATCCCGGACACCGAGGAACAACAGCGGACGTGGCTCGGAGAGATTATTCGCCGTTCTGAGGCGGCCCTCGCATCACTGCGTGACCAGAAGGCGGACTTCGACTCCCTCCGCGAGCTTGAGAAGAAGGCCCCACAGGCCCTGGCAACAGTCACGGCAGGTGCCCGGGAGGCCGATTCCAGGATCGCCACTGCAGAGCAGTCCCTTGAAGCCCTGCGCAGCAAGTACGCCGAGTCTGCGTTGACGCAGGTCTCCGACAATATCCTGCAGGCTAAGGAACGCCTGGCGTTCGTTCAGAATGCTGCCACTACCGCTCAGGAAAAGCTGGCTGCGGGAGAAAACAGCCTGGCTGCCGTAGCGGTTCGCGCTGCCGAAGAGAGCCTGCACCAGACGAACGTCCTGATCGACGCGATATCCAAGACGGCGGGCAACCTTGACGAGGCCCGCGCCTCCCTGGAAAGCGCTGTTGCCGAGACCAGCCAGGACCTCGCGCAGGCCAGGGCCATGATCCAGTCGGGTGAACATCCTGAACTCGCAGGGCCGGTAGCTGGCGTGGAAGCGGCCCTTGCCCAGGTCAAGACTGAGATCCAAGGTGGAAAGATCGACCCCATTGCTACGCTGACCCGCGTTGAAACAGCACACCAAGCGCTTGATCAGTCGCTGTCCGGCATCCGGGACCAGCAGGAGCAGGCCCGCCGCGCTCAAGCGTCCTTGCAGCAGACAATCATGGCGGCGCAGGCCCAGATCAGCGCGACCTCGGATTACATCACGGCACGTCGGGGCGGCGTTGGGACTGAGGCCCGCACCAGGCTCGCCGAGGCCCAACGCAATCTCGACTACGCTTTGTCGATCTCGCGCAATGACCCTGTAACGGCGTTGACCTACGCCCAGCAGGCCCACTCACTCGCTGCACAGGCAGCACAACTGGCGCAGGCCGACGTCGACCACTTCGGTTATGCCGATCAAGGCTACGGCCGCGGTGGAATGTTCGGGGGCGGCGGCGGAGGTGGCGGCCTTGGAGGCGCAATTCTCGGCGGCATCCTCATCAACTCCATCTTCAACAGCGGTGGTGGCGGTTGGGGCGGCGGCCACAGCGACGGCGGTGGCGGCGGATTCTTCGGTGGCGACGGCGGCGGCGGCGACTGGGGCGGCGGCGGAGGTGACTTCGGCGGCGGCGACTCCGGCAGTTTCTAG
- a CDS encoding trypsin-like peptidase domain-containing protein codes for MTENPAQGTAPENRDPSEPRDPAASSDAAQTHQQPTQQSAWNSGQGAGTHATTPLPAFQPPAQPAPHANANPVNANPGAHTNSQPQVNPRSEGNTGQPNTGQPNTGQPQYYGGPQPHEPGHRPNYPQHQPFYGGGTNPGNPTPGQGFHSAPGQQSSVSTKRKPAFGIGTLLASILAAGLVGGGVVAGSSMLLDNPAPTASTGGQSSTVIVNNKDDVNVITAAAAKASPSVVTIKATAGNEGGTGSGIIIDDQGHILTNTHVVTLDGATSNAAIEVRTSDGKVLKAKVVGTDPLSDLAVIKVDDTSGLVPATLGDSSKINVGDTAVAIGSPLGLTGTVTDGIVSTLNRTISVASSAAPKEGTDNSQGGDQGFQFAPPGGGQSPSTANEGSISINVIQTDAAINPGNSGGALVNSKGEIIGVNVAIASAGSGTSDSSTGNIGVGFSVPINHAKRVAQEIIDTGKASHGQFGVSVRSKSSTGSDSGFSVGAEVASVTTGSAAAKAGIKVGDVVTKFGDYAVTDPNQLTAAVREQPAGAKVKVTIQRNGQSQEVEVTLDAAQQ; via the coding sequence ATGACGGAGAACCCAGCGCAGGGCACCGCACCAGAGAACCGTGATCCGTCCGAGCCCCGGGATCCCGCTGCAAGCTCTGACGCCGCCCAAACCCACCAGCAGCCGACCCAGCAGTCTGCCTGGAACTCCGGGCAGGGCGCCGGTACGCATGCAACAACTCCGCTGCCGGCCTTTCAGCCGCCTGCCCAACCGGCGCCGCACGCCAATGCCAATCCAGTCAATGCCAACCCAGGGGCACACACCAACAGCCAGCCCCAGGTCAACCCGCGCTCCGAAGGAAACACAGGCCAGCCAAACACAGGCCAGCCAAACACGGGCCAGCCACAGTACTACGGTGGCCCGCAGCCCCACGAACCCGGGCACCGCCCCAACTACCCGCAGCACCAGCCGTTTTATGGCGGGGGGACCAATCCCGGAAACCCCACTCCCGGCCAGGGCTTCCACAGCGCACCTGGCCAGCAGTCCTCGGTAAGCACCAAGCGCAAGCCTGCGTTCGGTATTGGCACGCTCCTTGCCAGTATCCTCGCTGCAGGCTTGGTAGGCGGCGGCGTGGTGGCGGGCAGCAGCATGCTTTTGGACAACCCGGCACCGACGGCTTCAACTGGCGGACAGTCGAGCACGGTGATCGTCAACAACAAGGATGACGTCAACGTCATCACCGCAGCGGCAGCGAAAGCGTCGCCAAGCGTCGTCACCATCAAAGCGACGGCCGGTAATGAAGGCGGAACCGGCTCCGGCATCATCATCGATGACCAGGGCCACATCCTTACCAATACGCACGTCGTTACCCTGGACGGTGCAACGTCGAATGCTGCCATCGAGGTCCGCACGAGTGATGGAAAGGTCCTGAAAGCCAAGGTGGTTGGAACCGATCCGCTATCGGACCTCGCGGTCATCAAAGTCGACGACACGTCGGGCTTGGTACCTGCCACGCTCGGTGACTCTTCGAAGATCAACGTGGGGGACACCGCCGTCGCGATCGGTTCGCCTCTTGGCCTGACTGGCACGGTGACGGACGGTATCGTCTCCACGCTCAACCGCACCATCAGCGTCGCGTCCTCAGCTGCCCCGAAGGAAGGCACCGACAATTCGCAGGGCGGTGACCAGGGCTTCCAGTTCGCACCTCCGGGTGGTGGCCAGAGCCCGTCCACCGCGAACGAGGGCTCGATCTCGATCAACGTGATCCAGACTGATGCCGCGATCAACCCGGGCAACTCCGGTGGCGCGCTGGTGAACAGCAAGGGCGAGATCATCGGCGTCAATGTCGCCATCGCATCTGCGGGTAGTGGCACATCGGATTCCTCCACCGGCAACATCGGCGTGGGCTTCAGCGTCCCGATCAACCATGCCAAGCGCGTTGCTCAGGAAATCATCGATACCGGCAAAGCAAGCCATGGCCAGTTCGGTGTCTCCGTACGTTCGAAGTCGTCCACCGGTAGCGACTCCGGATTCTCGGTTGGCGCAGAAGTGGCTTCGGTAACTACGGGTTCGGCCGCTGCGAAGGCCGGCATCAAGGTTGGCGACGTCGTTACCAAGTTCGGTGACTACGCGGTGACTGACCCCAACCAGTTGACAGCGGCAGTGCGCGAGCAGCCTGCCGGTGCCAAGGTCAAGGTAACCATCCAGCGCAACGGGCAGTCGCAGGAAGTCGAAGTTACCTTGGACGCCGCTCAACAGTAA
- a CDS encoding electron transfer flavoprotein subunit beta/FixA family protein has protein sequence MKIVVLVKHVPDAQFDRHITGPGNTTDRDESILSELDEYALEAALQLAEERGGTKAGNEVIALSMGPSGAVNALKKSLQIGAYSGVHLSDDALAGSDAAATSLALAATIRHLSADGRPVDLVLTGMASTDGETSLIPAQLAERLSLPQLTFASSLEVNGRTVVARRDAGAHSETVEAQLPALVSVTDQINEPRYPNFKGILAAKKKKIASLSLADIGVDPSQVGQAGSWTVVESAAARPPRTAGTIITDEGDAGIKLVDFLAAQKLL, from the coding sequence TTGAAGATTGTCGTTCTGGTCAAGCACGTCCCGGACGCGCAGTTCGACCGGCACATCACCGGACCCGGCAACACAACTGACCGTGACGAGAGCATTTTGTCGGAACTGGACGAGTACGCCCTTGAGGCAGCACTGCAGCTGGCTGAAGAGCGTGGTGGAACCAAAGCCGGCAACGAGGTCATTGCCCTCAGCATGGGACCCTCTGGTGCGGTGAACGCCCTCAAGAAGTCGCTCCAGATTGGCGCCTACTCTGGAGTCCACCTCAGCGATGACGCGCTGGCCGGTTCGGACGCTGCGGCTACATCCCTGGCGCTTGCGGCCACCATCCGACACCTCTCCGCGGACGGCCGCCCGGTGGACCTGGTCCTGACCGGTATGGCATCCACGGACGGCGAGACGTCGTTGATTCCGGCCCAGCTGGCCGAGCGGCTATCGCTCCCGCAGCTGACGTTTGCCTCCAGCCTTGAGGTCAACGGACGCACCGTGGTGGCACGTCGCGATGCCGGCGCCCACTCGGAGACCGTGGAAGCGCAGCTCCCTGCACTCGTCTCGGTGACAGATCAGATCAACGAGCCGAGGTACCCCAACTTCAAGGGAATCCTGGCAGCCAAGAAGAAGAAGATCGCCTCGCTGTCGCTTGCCGATATTGGAGTCGATCCCTCCCAGGTAGGCCAGGCAGGCTCGTGGACGGTTGTGGAGTCGGCAGCCGCCCGCCCGCCACGGACCGCAGGCACGATCATCACCGACGAAGGCGACGCCGGCATCAAGCTCGTCGACTTCCTGGCCGCCCAGAAGCTGCTCTAA